A genomic segment from Malus domestica chromosome 05, GDT2T_hap1 encodes:
- the LOC103444720 gene encoding LRR receptor-like serine/threonine-protein kinase RGI5, with product MVQNTTHLLFSFRLLIFITMTKISLITSLSSDGQALLSLLPEKQYSVLSSWDSSSETPCSWQGITCSPQNRVISLSLPNIFLNLSSLPPHLSSLSYLQLLNLSSTNISGTIPPSFGQLTHLRLLDLSSNSLTGPIPPELGNLSALQFLLLNSNKLSEKIPQQLANFISLQVLCLQDNLINGPIPSQLGSLVSLQQFRVGGNPYITGEIPSQLGLLTNLTTFGAAATSLSGVIPSTFGNLINLQTLALYDTEIFGSIPPELGLCSELRDLYLHMNKLTGSIPPQLGKLQKLTNLLVWGNALSGPIPAEISNCSSLVILDASANDLPGPIPTDLGKLVVLEQLHLSDNMLTGAIPSQLSNCTSLTALQLDKNQLSGTIPWQVGNLKLLQSFFLWGNIVSGTIPASFGNCTELYALDLSRNKLTGSIPEEIFGLKKLSKLLLLGNSLSGGLPRSVAHCQSLVRLRLGENQLSGQIPMEIGKLQNLVFLDLYMNHFSGGLPFEIANITVLEMLDVHNNNISGEIPPQLGELVNLEQLDLSRNSFTGEIPWSFGNLSYLDKLIANNNLLTGTIPKSIRNLQKLTLLDLSFNSLSGPIPPEIGRVTSLTISLDLSSNSFTGEIPETMADLMQLQSLDLSHNMLYGKIKVLGSLTSLTSLNISCNNFSGAIPVTPFFRTLSSNSYAQNPHLCESVDGTTCSSSLMLKNGLKSAKTVALITVILVSVTMAVVSSWILVMRNHRHMVKKSLGAMAASSGAEDFSYPWTFIPFQKLNFTIDNILDCLKEENVIGKGCSGIVYKAELHNGDLIAVKKLWKTKQEEEPIDSFAAEIQILGHIRHRNIVKLLGYCSNRSVKLLLYNYIPNGNLQQLLQGNRNLDWETRYKIAIGSAQGLAYLHHDCVPTILHRDVKCNNILLDSKYEAYLADFGLAKLMNSPTYHHAMSRVAGSYGYIAPEYGYTMNITEKSDVYSYGVVLLEILSGRSAVQPQIGDGLHIVEWVKKKMGSFEPAVSILDTKLQGLPDQMVQEMLQTLGIAMFCVNSSPAERPSMKEVVALLMEVKSQPEECGKTSQPLIKQSSNQT from the exons ATGGTCCAAAACACAACCCATTTACTATTTTCCTTCAGATTGTTGATTTTCATAACCATGACCAAAATCTCATTAATTACCTCTCTGTCCTCTGATGGCCAAGCCCTCCTCTCCCTCCTCCCTGAAAAGCAATATTCTGTGCTTTCCTCATGGGACTCATCAAGTGAAACACCATGCTCATGGCAAGGGATAACATGCTCTCCCCAAAACAGAGtaatctcactctctctccccaaCATTTTCCTCAACCTCTCCTCCCTCCCTCCGcatctctcctccctctcataTCTCCAGCTCCTCAACCTCTCCTCCACCAACATATCCGGCACCATCCCACCTTCCTTTGGCCAACTCACCCACCTCCGCCTCCTCGACTTGTCCTCCAACTCCCTCACCGGCCCCATTCCACCGGAGCTAGGCAACCTCTCCGCTCTCCAGTTCCTTTTACTCAACTCCAACAAACTTTCAGAGAAAATACCTCAACAACTTGCCAACTTCATTTCCCTCCAAGTGCTTTGTCTCCAAGACAACCTCATCAACGGCCCAATCCCATCTCAGTTGGGCTCTCTGGTTTCCCTCCAACAGTTTCGTGTTGGAGGGAATCCGTATATCACCGGCGAAATCCCATCCCAACTAGGCCTGCTCACTAACCTCACAACTTTTGGCGCAGCGGCTACCTCCCTTTCGGGGGTGATCCCATCCACATTTGGGAACTTGATCAACCTCCAAACACTGGCTCTTTATGATACTGAGATATTTGGCTCAATACCTCCGGAACTCGGACTTTGTTCGGAGCTGAGGGATTTGTATTTGCATATGAACAAGCTCACTGGTTCAATTCCTCCACAGCTGGGGAAACTGCAAAAGCTCACCAACCTGCTTGTTTGGGGCAATGCATTGTCAGGACCAATCCCAGCTGAGATTTCAAACTGTTCTTCCCTTGTTATTCTCGATGCTTCTGCCAATGATCTCCCTGGACCAATCCCAACAGACTTGGGGAAGCTGGTGGTTCTCGAACAGCTTCATCTCTCCGATAATATGCTGACCGGAGCAATTCCATCCCAGCTCAGCAACTGCACCAGCCTCACTGCTCTTCAGCTTGACAAGAATCAGTTGTCAGGTACAATTCCTTGGCAGGTTGGCAATCTCAAACTCTTGCAGAGTTTTTTCTTGTGGGGCAATATTGTATCGGGAACTATACCAGCTTCGTTCGGCAACTGCACTGAGCTCTATGCACTTGATCTCTCAAGAAACAAGCTTACTGGGTCGATCCCAGAAGAGATTTTCGGTTTGAAGAAGCTGAGCAAGCTCTTGCTGTTGGGGAATTCTTTGTCGGGCGGGTTGCCACGAAGCGTTGCACATTGTCAATCTCTAGTCAGGTTAAGGCTTGGGGAGAACCAGCTTTCAGGACAGATTCCTATGGAGATAGGCAAGCTGCAAAACCTCGTTTTCCTTGACTTGTACATGAATCATTTCTCTGGAGGATTGCCGTTTGAGATTGCCAACATCACAGTTCTTGAAATGTTGGATGTGCACAACAACAATATCAGTGGTGAAATCCCGCCTCAGCTTGGGGAGCTTGTGAATTTGGAGCAGCTTGATCTTAGCAGAAACAGCTTTACCGGAGAAATTCCTTGGAGCTTTGGCAACTTAAGTTACTTGGACAAGCTCATTGCCAACAACAATCTACTCACGGGTACGATACCAAAATCTATCCGGAACCTGCAGAAGCTAACTCTGCTGGATTTGAGCTTTAACAGCCTCTCCGGTCCAATCCCACCCGAAATTGGTCGTGTAACAAGCTTGACAATCAGTTTGGACTTGAGCTCCAATAGTTTTACTGGAGAAATCCCAGAGACAATGGCGGATTTGATGCAGTTGCAATCACTGGACCTGTCGCATAATATGCTCTATGGAAAAATTAAGGTTCTTGGTTCTCTAACTAGTCTCACTTCCCTGAATATTTCCTGCAACAATTTTTCGGGTGCCATCCCAGTTACGCCATTCTTTAGAACTCTTTCTTCGAATTCATATGCTCAGAATCCACATCTTTGTGAGTCTGTTGATGGGACTACTTGTTCGTCAAGTCTAATGCTGAAGAATGGTTTGAAATCCGCAAAAACTGTTGCTTTAATTACTGTGATTCTGGTGTCAGTAACCATGGCAGTTGTTTCCTCGTGGATTCTTGTTATGCGAAATCATAGACATATGGTAAAGAAATCTTTAGGAGCAATGGCAGCCTCGTCGGGGGCTGAAGATTTCTCGTATCCATGGACTTTCATCCCATTTCAGAAGCTCAATTTCACCATTGATAATATCTTGGATTGTTTGAAGGAGGAAAATGTGATTGGAAAAGGTTGTTCTGGAATCGTCTACAAGGCTGAATTGCATAATGGGGATTTGATTGCGGTGAAAAAACTGTGGAAAACGAAGCAAGAGGAAGAACCGATAGACTCTTTTGCTGCAGAGATTCAAATTCTTGGACACATTCGCCATCGGAACATTGTCAAACTCCTAGGTTACTGTTCGAATAGAAGCGTCAAGCTGCTTCTTTATAACTACATTCCCAATGGTAATCTGCAGCAGCTATTGCAAGGGAATAGGAACTTGGATTGGGAAACTCGGTACAAGATTGCAATCGGATCAGCTCAAGGTTTAGCATACCTTCATCACGATTGTGTCCCGACAATTCTGCACAGGGATGTCAAGTGCAATAACATACTGCTGGATTCAAAGTATGAGGCCTATCTGGCAGATTTTGGTCTGGCAAAGCTGATGAACTCCCCAACTTACCACCACGCAATGTCGAGAGTAGCTGGCTCTTATGGTTATATTGCCCCAG AGTACGGATACACGATGAACATAACAGAGAAGAGTGATGTCTACAGCTATGGTGTGGTTCTGCTGGAGATCTTAAGCGGGCGTAGTGCTGTACAGCCACAGATTGGTGACGGGCTACACATTGTTGAATGGgtgaagaagaaaatgggaagCTTCGAACCAGCTGTATCGATACTAGATACAAAGCTCCAAGGCCTACCGGATCAAATGGTGCAAGAGATGCTGCAAACACTTGGAATAGCAATGTTCTGTGTAAACTCGTCGCCTGCAGAAAGACCAAGCATGAAGGAAGTGGTGGCATTGCTAATGGAGGTTAAGAGCCAGCCTGAAGAATGCGGAAAGACCTCCCAACCCCTAATAAAGCAATCTTCAAACCAGACTTAA